One window of Azospirillum sp. TSA2s genomic DNA carries:
- a CDS encoding IS110 family transposase, whose translation MEQNTGVFVAMDTHKETIAVAVAELGRSGEVRFWGEIPNRADTVRRLVGKLASKYGRLSVCYEAGPCGYELHRQISDLGHECVVVAPSLIPVRSGDHVKTDRRDALTLARLHRAGELTAVWVPDAAHEAMRDLVRARTAAMEMVRRARQQLQSFLLRHNRTFTGRCPWTGAHRRWLATQRFEHPAQQIVLQELIDTVTDAETRRDRLNGQIEELAQSWTLRPLVEALQAMRGVAFLSAVVLATEIGDFRRFASPRQLMAYLGLVPSEHSSGRKVQREGITKAGNTRARRVLIEGAWSYRWPARVTNEIRARLEGLPKAVQGIAWKAQTRLCARFRRLTATGKNHNVVVTAIAREMAAFAWAIAREVEPVQAP comes from the coding sequence ATGGAGCAGAATACCGGGGTGTTTGTCGCCATGGACACGCACAAAGAGACGATCGCCGTCGCAGTCGCCGAACTTGGCCGCTCGGGTGAGGTGCGCTTTTGGGGCGAGATCCCCAACCGGGCAGATACAGTGCGTCGGCTGGTCGGAAAACTGGCCAGCAAGTACGGCCGGCTGAGTGTGTGCTACGAGGCTGGGCCGTGCGGCTATGAACTGCACCGGCAGATCAGTGATCTTGGCCATGAGTGCGTGGTGGTTGCGCCTTCACTCATTCCAGTACGCAGTGGCGATCACGTTAAGACCGACCGGCGCGATGCCTTGACCCTGGCGCGGCTGCACCGTGCCGGCGAACTCACTGCGGTCTGGGTGCCCGACGCGGCTCATGAAGCCATGCGCGACCTGGTCCGGGCGCGAACCGCGGCAATGGAGATGGTGCGCCGAGCCCGTCAGCAGTTGCAGAGTTTCCTGCTGCGCCATAACCGAACCTTCACCGGACGCTGCCCATGGACGGGAGCGCATCGCCGGTGGCTGGCCACCCAGCGCTTTGAGCACCCGGCCCAGCAGATTGTACTCCAGGAATTGATTGACACCGTAACGGACGCCGAGACACGGCGAGATCGGCTGAACGGGCAAATCGAGGAGCTCGCCCAGTCCTGGACATTGCGACCACTGGTCGAGGCTCTGCAGGCGATGCGCGGCGTTGCATTCCTGTCGGCTGTGGTGCTGGCAACAGAGATCGGCGACTTCCGCCGCTTTGCCAGTCCCCGTCAGCTCATGGCGTATCTTGGTTTGGTGCCGTCGGAGCATTCCAGCGGCCGCAAGGTGCAGCGTGAGGGCATCACCAAGGCCGGCAATACACGAGCTCGCAGGGTGTTGATTGAAGGGGCGTGGAGCTACCGCTGGCCGGCGCGGGTTACCAACGAGATCCGCGCCCGTTTGGAAGGCTTGCCGAAGGCGGTGCAGGGTATCGCTTGGAAGGCTCAGACACGGCTGTGCGCACGGTTCCGGCGGCTTACGGCCACGGGAAAGAACCACAACGTGGTGGTCACGGCGATCGCGCGCGAGATGGCCGCTTTCGCCTGGGCGATTGCCCGCGAAGTGGAGCCGGTCCAGGCCCCTTAA
- a CDS encoding IS66 family transposase, with amino-acid sequence MTVPPRYRLSDAEKDALLIEQAALIERMAARIAELEALVGKPKKTSANSHIPPSQDGPGGKTGKAKRGRKPRPSRPGVARPLTPDPDRTERRLAEECPHCQTALLAAGQRCRHRYDHIDLPEVRPVVTRVELFGGRCGSCGRRYRAEPPAAMPPGTPFGPGIRSLLAYLHHSHHVGFERLSRLLKEVFGLSISEGAIANAFRRMGSAFDTACAAIKTKLLTAPVIASDETTTRVDGVTHWQWVFQSDEAVLHTIAPSRGRAVAADILGDHRPEVWVSDRYAGQQELGQVHQVCLAHVLRDVQYAIDCGDSVVAPKLRDHLRWAIRVGKRRPELKDSTLAAYAAKAERRLDALLGVPAAHPAGRELQRQIKAWRGKFFVFLSDRRVPPTNNVSEQEIRPSVIFRKVTNGFRSDWGPGIHAGYRSVTGTARRQGQSAWTAIRNLIDGTFVVA; translated from the coding sequence ATGACAGTTCCGCCGCGTTATCGCCTGAGCGACGCCGAGAAGGACGCCCTGCTAATCGAGCAGGCGGCGCTGATCGAGCGCATGGCCGCACGGATTGCCGAACTGGAAGCCTTGGTCGGCAAGCCGAAGAAGACCTCGGCGAACTCGCACATCCCGCCGTCCCAGGATGGCCCCGGGGGCAAGACCGGCAAGGCGAAGCGGGGGCGCAAACCGCGGCCGTCCCGTCCCGGTGTCGCGCGGCCGCTCACGCCCGACCCTGATCGCACCGAGCGCCGTCTCGCCGAGGAATGCCCGCATTGCCAAACGGCGCTGTTGGCAGCGGGACAGCGCTGCCGGCATCGCTACGACCACATTGACCTGCCCGAAGTCCGCCCGGTGGTGACGCGGGTGGAGCTGTTCGGCGGCCGCTGCGGTTCGTGTGGACGGCGCTATCGGGCTGAACCGCCCGCCGCCATGCCGCCGGGAACGCCCTTCGGCCCAGGGATCCGCTCGCTGCTGGCCTACCTGCATCACAGCCATCATGTCGGCTTCGAGCGGCTGTCGCGCCTGCTGAAGGAGGTGTTTGGGCTGAGCATCTCCGAAGGCGCCATCGCCAATGCCTTCCGCCGCATGGGGTCGGCGTTCGATACTGCCTGCGCGGCGATCAAGACCAAGCTCCTGACCGCTCCCGTCATCGCCTCGGACGAAACCACAACCCGGGTTGACGGCGTGACCCACTGGCAGTGGGTGTTCCAGTCCGATGAGGCTGTGCTGCACACCATTGCCCCCAGCCGGGGACGGGCGGTCGCCGCCGACATTCTGGGGGATCATCGACCCGAGGTGTGGGTCTCTGACCGCTACGCCGGCCAGCAGGAGCTGGGGCAAGTTCATCAGGTCTGCCTGGCCCATGTCTTACGCGACGTTCAGTACGCCATCGACTGCGGCGACAGCGTGGTGGCGCCGAAACTCCGGGATCATCTGCGCTGGGCCATCCGTGTCGGCAAGCGAAGACCGGAGTTGAAGGACAGCACGCTCGCCGCTTACGCCGCCAAGGCCGAGCGCCGCCTCGATGCGCTGCTCGGTGTCCCCGCTGCCCATCCGGCTGGCCGCGAACTGCAGCGCCAGATCAAGGCGTGGCGCGGCAAGTTCTTTGTCTTTCTCAGCGACCGCCGCGTGCCACCGACCAACAACGTCAGTGAGCAGGAAATCCGCCCGTCCGTGATCTTCCGCAAGGTGACGAACGGCTTCCGCTCCGACTGGGGGCCGGGCATCCACGCAGGCTATCGTTCCGTCACCGGAACCGCGCGCCGCCAAGGCCAGTCCGCCTGGACCGCCATCCGCAACCTCATCGACGGCACCTTCGTCGTCGCTTAA